A genomic stretch from Methanomassiliicoccales archaeon includes:
- a CDS encoding asparagine synthetase B, which yields MVWEIELLNSLQDILSDLLRDRRDVAISFSGGLDSSILASIASEYCTPHLYTVGIEDSHDISVARTTSEKLGLPWEKIVITEEDIIDAIPKLVAIIFDLNPLVLSYELPLYFVASNAKESILVSGQGADELFGGYKRYELLSLEEREKSMNEDLTKLLNIGINLERKIAAHFDKVIVHPYLSPQFIDLVRNIPIDERMKDGLRKGLLRNVARILALDEIADCEKKAAQYGSGIMKVLKNAARKRKLHLKEYVQQLVTSGGRSARC from the coding sequence ATGGTTTGGGAAATTGAGCTCTTAAACTCACTTCAAGATATCCTGAGTGATCTTCTTCGGGATCGGCGTGATGTAGCAATATCATTCTCCGGAGGACTGGATAGTAGCATTCTCGCATCGATCGCATCGGAGTATTGCACTCCACATCTTTATACAGTCGGGATCGAGGATTCACATGATATTTCCGTTGCAAGAACCACCTCGGAAAAATTGGGCCTCCCCTGGGAGAAAATTGTCATCACCGAAGAAGATATCATCGACGCGATTCCAAAGTTGGTAGCGATAATTTTCGATCTCAATCCTCTCGTTCTCTCTTACGAACTTCCGCTGTATTTCGTTGCATCAAACGCCAAAGAATCCATTCTCGTCAGCGGGCAGGGAGCTGATGAGCTGTTTGGAGGTTACAAAAGATATGAACTTCTTTCACTGGAAGAGCGGGAAAAGTCGATGAATGAAGATTTGACAAAATTGCTTAATATTGGAATAAATTTGGAAAGAAAAATCGCCGCACATTTCGACAAAGTGATCGTGCACCCGTATCTTAGTCCACAATTCATCGATCTTGTGCGGAACATCCCTATCGATGAACGAATGAAGGACGGCCTCCGAAAAGGGCTCCTAAGAAATGTCGCAAGAATTCTCGCTCTCGATGAAATCGCTGATTGTGAAAAGAAAGCGGCACAATACGGTTCAGGCATCATGAAAGTGCTAAAGAACGCCGCCCGAAAACGCAAGCTTCATTTAAAGGAATACGTTCAGCAGCTCGTGACATCTGGTGGACGTTCAGCGCGATGTTGA
- a CDS encoding CoA-binding protein — protein sequence MVSQLDALFNPKSVALVGASGHPGKIGNTILINLMNGNFRLYLVNPNESVINGLKVYKSVKDLPEAVDLAVLAVSAKITPPIIQECVEKRIPFVISVAAGFGEIGEEGKVLERKIADILKGSGTRLVGPNTLGIIVTENKLDTLFVPKERSPRPSDGEIAVISQSGSVMCGIYEMAEDTGVGIRACVGLGNKVDLNENDYLEYFAEDDRTKSIAMYLESFSDGQKFVEICKKITPKKPIVAIKVGSTEKGAKAASSHTGAIASGSDALVSGIFKQIGIQRAYDEIELLDMAKALAYLDHIDGDRIAVVSSTGGFGVIATDYIESKEKGVGMRLAEISDEGKKAIRERTQYFASVENPIDLTGSVTDEMYGEVLEIIQREKGVDAVLLLLQLQPPLLTNRLVDIAEEKIKKGGKPTIVCCIGGSVPRPMLRRFEEKRIPAYSSLTRAIKAIRSLYDRGLYLKRIKSSCKEL from the coding sequence ATGGTTAGCCAGTTAGATGCATTATTCAACCCGAAAAGCGTCGCGCTTGTCGGCGCTTCCGGTCACCCAGGAAAGATTGGAAACACGATTCTGATCAACCTGATGAATGGGAATTTCAGATTGTATCTCGTCAATCCCAATGAAAGCGTCATCAATGGGCTTAAGGTCTATAAGAGCGTAAAAGATCTGCCGGAAGCAGTTGATCTGGCGGTCCTCGCCGTTTCTGCAAAAATCACGCCACCGATTATCCAAGAATGTGTGGAGAAGAGAATTCCTTTTGTCATTTCCGTGGCGGCTGGTTTCGGGGAGATCGGAGAAGAAGGTAAGGTTCTGGAAAGAAAAATCGCCGATATTCTCAAGGGCTCAGGAACCAGATTGGTAGGACCGAACACTCTCGGAATCATCGTCACCGAGAACAAGCTTGACACACTTTTCGTTCCAAAGGAGCGAAGCCCAAGACCCAGCGATGGTGAAATCGCCGTGATTTCTCAGAGCGGTTCTGTAATGTGCGGTATTTACGAAATGGCTGAGGATACGGGCGTCGGGATTAGAGCGTGTGTCGGCCTTGGAAATAAAGTCGATCTCAACGAAAATGACTATCTTGAGTATTTCGCAGAAGATGATCGTACGAAATCAATCGCGATGTATCTCGAATCTTTTTCAGATGGACAGAAGTTCGTTGAAATCTGCAAGAAAATCACACCAAAAAAACCGATCGTTGCGATAAAGGTTGGCAGTACTGAAAAAGGGGCTAAAGCGGCATCATCGCATACGGGGGCAATAGCCAGTGGGTCGGATGCTTTGGTCAGTGGCATCTTCAAGCAGATCGGAATCCAGAGGGCTTACGATGAAATCGAATTGCTGGACATGGCAAAGGCCCTTGCTTATCTCGATCATATCGATGGAGACAGAATTGCAGTTGTCAGCAGCACAGGCGGTTTCGGCGTCATAGCTACCGATTACATTGAGTCTAAAGAAAAGGGCGTAGGCATGAGGCTTGCGGAGATCAGTGACGAAGGCAAGAAAGCAATCAGAGAAAGGACACAGTATTTTGCTTCCGTTGAAAATCCCATTGACCTCACGGGCAGTGTGACAGACGAGATGTATGGTGAGGTTCTGGAAATTATTCAGAGAGAAAAGGGAGTCGATGCGGTTCTGCTGCTCCTCCAACTTCAGCCACCTCTGCTAACAAACCGCCTTGTTGACATCGCTGAGGAGAAGATTAAGAAAGGAGGGAAACCGACGATCGTTTGTTGCATAGGCGGAAGTGTACCGAGACCAATGCTCCGTCGCTTCGAAGAAAAAAGAATACCGGCCTATAGTTCGCTGACGAGAGCGATTAAAGCGATCCGAAGTTTATACGATAGAGGGCTTTACCTGAAAAGAATTAAGTCCTCATGTAAAGAACTATAG
- the nikR gene encoding nickel-responsive transcriptional regulator NikR: protein MDNVTRIGVSLEPELLKKFDELIREKGYTTRSEAIRDLIRNALVEEIWADENSEAFGTITLVYDHEKGGVREKLLEIQHAHHTYISSSMHIHLDVHRCLEVLVVSGKVKNIKKLADELCSVRGVLHGKLAMTAGRFGTENEEH, encoded by the coding sequence ATGGATAACGTCACAAGGATCGGAGTATCGCTCGAGCCAGAATTGTTGAAAAAATTCGATGAGTTGATTCGAGAAAAGGGATACACAACGCGATCTGAGGCAATCAGAGATCTGATTAGGAATGCGCTCGTAGAGGAGATTTGGGCTGATGAAAACTCGGAAGCATTCGGCACCATCACACTCGTCTACGATCACGAAAAGGGTGGCGTGAGAGAGAAATTATTGGAAATTCAACACGCTCATCATACGTATATATCGTCGTCGATGCATATTCATTTGGACGTACACAGATGTTTGGAGGTTCTCGTAGTCAGTGGAAAGGTAAAAAACATCAAGAAACTTGCGGATGAGCTATGCAGCGTTCGCGGAGTTTTGCATGGCAAACTGGCGATGACTGCAGGGCGTTTCGGAACTGAAAATGAAGAACATTGA
- a CDS encoding DNA topoisomerase I: MRILVISEKANAAARIATILGRGSYKRRNLHGVPVFHIERDGQEIDVVGLRGHILELDYPKELNDWQKVDPKDLVYAIPEKKVIARNILAALKELSNNIDQVIIATDYDREGELIGLETVKILSIDPNKVKRARFSALTKNEIETAFSSLTNPDEKLAESAECRQIIDLAWGATLTRFISKATHQMGKNFLSVGRVQSPTLSLIVDRHKQIEEFIPKPYWDVTAKMRDDHAEFIGGHQKNPFWEEDDAKNVLSKCKDIKSGEVIQYEANERDEYPPAPFNTTNFLAEANRLGIPASRAMSIAEDLYTSGYISYPRTDNTVYPKSLYLKGVLEKLRESEFRNEVEEILAQDRIIPSKGKFEATDHPPIYPTEVASRKTLKGERWKIYELVVRRFLATVAPPARVKVNKCTISINGEIFTAAGYKLINPGWRKYYPYYKISEVDVPNLSVGDRVDVLSVELNKKFTQPPPRYTQGTLIQEMERLGLGTKSTRHEIIQKLYERNYVRGNNLIPTPAGIAVAEALEKYANMITDSKMTSHLEKDMDDIARGESTLDDVVHESQDMLSDVVDIMEQHRDQIGAEIKSALEEQRHIGDCPTCGGKLRILKSREGREFIGCSGYPNCKTSFPKPKGAMIEATGKKCEICDMPMIKVIRKGQPPEIVCIDPSCVSNRKKNTLAQCPKCGKEMRIVYSHNGKRFLGCSGYPDCDQTFPLPQTGTIKTADSTCETCGSPMVEIDTGKTTWRTCINQKCLSKKANNRKNSNSKSENQKTGTKKVSRRSSKA, from the coding sequence ATGAGAATACTCGTCATTTCTGAAAAGGCTAACGCAGCTGCTCGCATCGCTACGATCCTCGGAAGAGGTTCCTACAAAAGAAGGAACCTACATGGTGTGCCAGTTTTCCATATCGAAAGAGATGGTCAAGAAATCGATGTCGTTGGCCTGCGGGGTCACATTCTTGAATTGGATTACCCAAAGGAACTCAACGATTGGCAGAAAGTCGATCCGAAAGATCTCGTTTATGCGATTCCTGAAAAAAAGGTCATCGCAAGGAATATTCTGGCAGCGCTCAAAGAACTTTCGAATAATATCGATCAGGTCATCATCGCCACCGACTATGATAGAGAGGGTGAACTGATCGGTCTTGAAACCGTTAAGATACTCTCCATAGACCCAAACAAGGTAAAGAGGGCAAGGTTCAGTGCGCTGACAAAGAATGAGATCGAGACGGCCTTTTCTTCGCTCACGAATCCCGATGAAAAGCTTGCGGAATCTGCCGAATGTAGGCAGATCATCGATCTTGCGTGGGGCGCAACCCTCACCCGGTTCATTTCAAAGGCGACACACCAGATGGGAAAAAATTTCCTTTCTGTGGGTCGGGTACAAAGCCCGACGTTGAGCCTCATCGTCGACAGGCACAAACAGATCGAAGAATTCATCCCGAAACCATACTGGGATGTCACTGCCAAGATGAGAGACGATCACGCCGAATTCATTGGTGGACATCAAAAGAATCCTTTTTGGGAGGAGGACGATGCGAAGAATGTTCTTTCTAAGTGTAAGGACATAAAATCGGGCGAAGTCATCCAGTACGAGGCTAACGAGAGGGATGAGTATCCACCTGCGCCATTTAACACGACGAATTTTCTGGCAGAGGCAAATAGACTCGGTATTCCAGCCAGTAGGGCGATGAGTATCGCCGAGGATCTTTATACTTCAGGTTACATCTCATATCCACGTACAGATAATACCGTTTATCCAAAATCTCTCTATTTGAAAGGAGTCCTTGAAAAGTTGAGGGAATCTGAGTTCAGAAACGAAGTAGAAGAGATACTCGCACAGGATCGGATAATTCCGTCAAAAGGAAAGTTTGAAGCGACTGACCACCCGCCGATTTATCCCACTGAGGTCGCTTCGAGAAAAACATTGAAAGGGGAAAGATGGAAGATTTACGAACTCGTAGTGCGTCGTTTCCTAGCAACAGTCGCACCACCGGCGCGAGTTAAAGTCAATAAGTGCACAATCTCGATAAATGGAGAGATATTCACTGCCGCTGGGTATAAGCTAATTAATCCAGGCTGGAGGAAATACTATCCGTATTACAAAATCTCGGAAGTCGATGTTCCCAATTTAAGCGTTGGAGATAGAGTCGACGTTCTCAGCGTCGAATTAAATAAGAAATTCACACAACCACCGCCTAGGTATACTCAAGGTACGCTCATCCAGGAAATGGAACGTCTCGGACTGGGAACAAAAAGTACGAGACACGAGATCATTCAGAAGTTGTATGAACGAAATTATGTGAGAGGGAACAATCTGATACCAACACCCGCAGGAATTGCCGTGGCAGAAGCCCTTGAGAAATACGCCAACATGATCACAGACAGCAAAATGACGTCACATCTTGAAAAGGACATGGACGATATCGCGAGAGGGGAGAGCACATTGGATGATGTCGTACATGAATCGCAAGATATGCTTTCGGATGTCGTTGATATCATGGAACAGCATCGGGATCAGATCGGCGCGGAGATTAAGTCAGCCTTGGAAGAGCAAAGACACATCGGTGATTGTCCGACATGTGGCGGGAAACTTAGGATACTCAAATCGAGGGAGGGGCGAGAATTCATCGGATGCTCCGGATATCCAAACTGCAAAACGAGTTTTCCAAAACCAAAAGGCGCTATGATCGAGGCGACAGGCAAGAAATGCGAAATCTGCGATATGCCGATGATTAAAGTCATTAGGAAGGGACAGCCACCAGAAATCGTTTGCATCGACCCATCATGTGTCAGCAACAGAAAGAAGAATACACTGGCTCAGTGTCCCAAATGCGGGAAGGAAATGCGCATTGTTTATTCACACAATGGTAAGAGATTTCTAGGATGTTCTGGATATCCTGACTGCGATCAAACATTTCCTCTTCCACAGACAGGTACAATCAAAACAGCTGACAGCACATGCGAGACTTGCGGATCACCGATGGTTGAAATCGATACAGGAAAAACCACATGGAGAACCTGCATCAATCAGAAGTGCTTGTCAAAAAAGGCGAATAATAGAAAAAATTCGAATAGCAAATCAGAGAACCAAAAGACTGGAACGAAGAAGGTTAGTCGACGATCCTCGAAAGCTTGA
- a CDS encoding TIGR04076 family protein: MSYNVKVEVVEIGGSGKCPLGLKVGDTFEFGAFPPPGLCVWATYVIFPFVTALRFGGNFKEFGEEEGVVHCCCIDPKNPVVFKLSRIVD, from the coding sequence ATGTCGTATAATGTAAAGGTGGAAGTCGTCGAGATCGGAGGGAGTGGTAAGTGTCCGTTAGGTCTCAAGGTAGGTGACACCTTTGAGTTCGGTGCATTTCCACCTCCGGGTCTCTGTGTTTGGGCAACGTATGTGATTTTTCCATTCGTGACAGCGCTTCGATTCGGAGGGAATTTCAAGGAGTTTGGCGAAGAAGAAGGCGTTGTTCACTGTTGTTGCATCGATCCGAAAAATCCAGTCGTGTTCAAGCTTTCGAGGATCGTCGACTAA
- a CDS encoding radical SAM protein — MKTSTGVQVLKTMIGNPITRKILAGMSRYCETDQKNRLEVALELYVGVRDDACTFCKAAEKPLASVLKRGAKSFGVTEEEMKTRFRDPYWRKGLSCVVRGIADFGVRKPFVPGAPFQVVWDVTYACNLRCQHCYATAGKAQEDELTHEEAIALVDKLARMGIPILAFSGGEPLVRKDIFDLTRRAANHGMYVSIATNGTLITPEKAKEMKEAGVQYLQISIDGADAATHDGFRGISGAFDRTIEGVKNAVAEGFFVNIATTATKRNLHQIPDIIDLCEKLGVNWFMAYNFVPTGRGRMIIENDLSPEERENLLKMLYGKLKEVDCELLTTAPQYARIALQNCGQDGSIVVPTHFYNTEVQGNLFNLTEFIGGCGAGRFYMAIRANGDIEPCVFFPLKVGNVRTDDLEEIWLHNKVFEELRNKDILKGSCGTCDYRYHCGGCRARAYGYFGDYLAPDPGCINNVEKYREIVASIPVASAK; from the coding sequence ATGAAGACTAGTACGGGTGTGCAGGTCCTCAAAACGATGATCGGCAATCCGATAACAAGAAAGATCCTGGCGGGGATGAGCAGATACTGCGAAACTGACCAAAAAAATCGTCTCGAGGTGGCACTTGAACTTTATGTCGGTGTGCGAGACGATGCATGCACATTTTGTAAGGCGGCGGAGAAGCCGCTTGCGTCTGTTCTGAAAAGGGGAGCGAAATCTTTTGGCGTCACCGAAGAGGAGATGAAAACCCGATTCAGAGACCCATACTGGCGAAAAGGACTTTCGTGTGTGGTGAGGGGGATTGCCGATTTTGGGGTGAGAAAACCATTCGTTCCGGGCGCACCATTCCAGGTCGTCTGGGATGTGACTTACGCCTGCAATCTTCGGTGTCAGCACTGCTATGCGACGGCGGGAAAAGCCCAAGAGGATGAACTAACTCACGAAGAGGCCATCGCGCTTGTCGACAAACTAGCAAGAATGGGTATACCGATCCTTGCCTTTTCTGGCGGTGAACCGCTCGTCCGAAAAGATATCTTTGACTTGACGCGGAGAGCGGCCAACCACGGAATGTATGTTTCGATCGCCACAAACGGCACGTTAATCACACCTGAAAAAGCCAAGGAGATGAAGGAGGCTGGCGTACAGTATCTGCAGATCAGCATTGATGGCGCCGATGCCGCAACGCATGATGGGTTCAGAGGTATATCTGGGGCGTTTGATCGCACAATCGAAGGCGTCAAAAATGCGGTTGCAGAGGGTTTCTTTGTCAACATCGCGACAACGGCAACGAAAAGAAATCTCCATCAGATCCCGGATATCATCGATTTGTGCGAAAAGCTCGGTGTCAACTGGTTCATGGCTTACAATTTCGTCCCGACGGGTCGTGGTCGGATGATTATCGAGAACGATCTTTCGCCAGAGGAACGCGAGAATCTCCTGAAAATGCTTTACGGCAAATTGAAGGAAGTCGACTGCGAGCTGTTAACGACAGCACCTCAGTATGCGCGCATTGCGCTACAGAATTGCGGACAGGACGGATCGATCGTTGTGCCGACGCATTTTTACAATACGGAAGTCCAGGGGAATCTGTTCAACTTGACTGAGTTCATCGGAGGTTGTGGTGCTGGCAGATTCTATATGGCGATACGGGCAAACGGGGATATCGAGCCCTGTGTCTTTTTCCCTCTCAAGGTCGGCAATGTGAGAACGGATGATCTGGAAGAGATCTGGCTGCACAACAAGGTGTTTGAAGAACTGCGTAATAAGGATATCTTGAAGGGAAGCTGCGGCACCTGTGACTATCGATACCACTGTGGCGGATGCAGGGCAAGAGCATACGGCTACTTCGGCGACTATCTTGCGCCTGATCCCGGTTGTATTAATAATGTCGAAAAATACAGGGAGATCGTCGCGAGTATCCCTGTCGCGTCAGCGAAGTGA
- a CDS encoding winged helix-turn-helix transcriptional regulator gives MNREKLDEKDKELLIMLANHPDWTYEKIAEKMGMTSRSVGYRIERLRELKILQKANLIYYDRLGDLIYSVVLKFDTGLSPQDQEKVLRELKSHPATIQVFTAIGAFSAILLFHAETPREAERLIRELVIGNKCFSGYEISQITEIYSIYRHYY, from the coding sequence ATGAACCGTGAAAAACTTGACGAAAAAGACAAAGAGCTTTTGATCATGCTCGCAAACCATCCCGACTGGACTTACGAGAAAATCGCTGAGAAAATGGGAATGACAAGCAGGTCCGTTGGGTACAGAATTGAAAGACTCAGGGAACTTAAAATCCTTCAAAAAGCAAATCTCATTTACTATGATCGCCTCGGAGATCTGATTTATTCGGTTGTCCTCAAATTTGACACGGGATTGTCGCCACAGGATCAAGAGAAAGTTCTCAGGGAACTCAAGAGTCATCCTGCCACCATACAGGTTTTCACTGCCATTGGCGCTTTTAGCGCGATTCTGCTTTTCCACGCCGAGACGCCAAGAGAAGCTGAACGATTGATCAGAGAATTGGTGATCGGCAACAAATGTTTTTCCGGATACGAAATAAGTCAGATCACAGAGATATACAGCATTTATCGTCATTATTACTGA
- a CDS encoding DUF4445 domain-containing protein, whose amino-acid sequence MPKVRFEPSGRTVETANENETLYELAARTGIPLESVCGGRGICGRCRVIIATDNIPVTPEDKKCISEKDLERGVRLACRHKVDRDLTIEIPEEFKRMGQVILEKTYVRVNIDPAVKKVALCVPPPSLDYPIADFERLKKVLSISRYGDLKIPLELLSGLPEFLRKNEKVEIVLRDNEIIRFLENEDKGIYGVAIDVGTTTVVAYLMNLITGEEVAVKSDMNPQIRYGDDVISRITFTMETSDGLNLLRDLVIDCINDLIQACCSSAQISKDDVYEVVVVGNTAMHHMLFGLEMQSLVFAPHIPVVTDSVEQKATEAGIEIWKEGYLYSLPNIAGFVGADHVGVLLAVEADQSEKIQMVIDIGTNGEISLITPNGIASTSCAAGPAFEGGNLAFGMRGAKGAIDHVRIRDDFEVEYSVIGNVKPRGVCGSGVVDAIAEMLRLGIIDRSGRIVEEIDSPRIIVKEGESCFIIAHENETDIGEPVAITQNDVLQIQYAKAAMYAGAAILMKKMGLVEKDLEAILLAGAFGNYLDPASARTIGLLPELPLDRIIGIGNAAGAGAKMTLLNKELRRRAIEIAKKVRYVELAAQPDFEETFYSALYFPHLDTSRFPVVTSEIIRRSKTCFSKMKNHSISKKEKVI is encoded by the coding sequence ATGCCGAAAGTGCGCTTTGAACCATCAGGAAGGACTGTTGAGACAGCGAATGAAAACGAAACACTTTATGAACTTGCAGCAAGAACTGGAATTCCGCTTGAATCGGTATGTGGAGGTAGGGGGATCTGTGGGCGATGCCGGGTCATCATCGCCACCGATAATATTCCGGTTACGCCAGAAGATAAGAAGTGCATTTCGGAAAAAGACCTGGAAAGAGGCGTCAGGCTTGCCTGTCGCCACAAAGTTGATCGAGATTTGACCATCGAAATCCCAGAAGAATTCAAGAGAATGGGGCAGGTGATTCTCGAAAAAACCTATGTGAGGGTCAACATTGATCCTGCCGTGAAAAAAGTGGCGCTATGTGTGCCACCACCGTCTCTTGATTATCCAATAGCGGACTTTGAGCGCCTCAAGAAAGTATTGTCGATTTCAAGATACGGAGATTTGAAAATCCCACTAGAATTGCTCTCAGGACTGCCAGAATTCTTAAGAAAGAATGAAAAGGTTGAAATTGTGTTGAGAGACAACGAAATCATCAGGTTTCTTGAAAATGAGGATAAGGGAATTTACGGTGTCGCCATCGATGTTGGAACAACTACAGTCGTTGCATACCTGATGAACTTGATAACGGGGGAGGAGGTCGCTGTCAAATCTGACATGAACCCTCAGATCAGATACGGTGATGATGTCATCTCAAGAATCACCTTCACAATGGAGACGAGCGATGGACTCAACCTTCTTCGCGATCTCGTAATCGACTGCATCAACGACCTCATCCAGGCATGCTGTTCTTCCGCGCAGATTTCAAAGGATGATGTTTACGAAGTCGTTGTCGTTGGTAATACAGCGATGCATCATATGCTCTTTGGATTGGAGATGCAATCGCTCGTCTTCGCGCCACATATCCCTGTGGTCACGGATTCCGTTGAACAGAAGGCCACTGAGGCAGGTATCGAGATTTGGAAGGAAGGATATCTTTATTCACTTCCGAACATTGCTGGCTTCGTCGGAGCTGATCATGTTGGCGTGCTTCTCGCCGTTGAAGCAGACCAATCAGAGAAGATACAAATGGTCATCGACATCGGAACGAACGGAGAAATATCGCTTATCACGCCAAATGGAATTGCGAGTACTTCCTGTGCCGCGGGTCCTGCGTTTGAGGGTGGAAATCTTGCGTTTGGTATGAGGGGGGCCAAAGGCGCGATCGATCACGTTCGTATCAGAGATGATTTCGAAGTCGAATATTCTGTTATCGGGAACGTCAAACCTCGTGGTGTCTGCGGTTCAGGCGTTGTCGATGCGATCGCTGAAATGCTTCGCTTGGGGATTATCGATAGATCTGGAAGAATCGTTGAGGAGATTGATTCGCCCAGGATAATTGTGAAAGAAGGAGAATCTTGTTTCATCATCGCTCACGAAAATGAGACGGATATCGGGGAACCGGTCGCGATTACTCAAAACGATGTGCTACAGATCCAGTACGCAAAAGCTGCGATGTATGCTGGCGCAGCAATTCTCATGAAAAAAATGGGATTGGTTGAGAAGGATCTTGAAGCAATTCTCCTTGCTGGGGCATTTGGGAATTATCTAGATCCAGCGAGTGCAAGGACGATTGGCCTCCTCCCTGAGCTCCCCCTCGATCGCATTATTGGTATTGGTAATGCAGCTGGTGCAGGCGCAAAAATGACTCTTCTTAATAAGGAATTAAGAAGGCGTGCAATTGAAATCGCGAAAAAAGTCAGATATGTCGAACTTGCGGCGCAACCAGATTTTGAAGAGACTTTCTACTCCGCGCTCTATTTCCCACATCTCGATACTTCGCGATTCCCCGTCGTTACTTCTGAAATCATCCGGAGATCGAAGACTTGTTTCTCAAAAATGAAGAATCATTCTATTTCAAAGAAGGAAAAGGTAATTTAG
- a CDS encoding aldehyde ferredoxin oxidoreductase family protein, with amino-acid sequence MKGYAGRILKIDVSSKSTKIEKLDEKKAKECIGGKGLGARIILDEVPPHVDPLSPSNTLVFAVGPLTGTRAPTSNRYGAFFKSPLTGIWGESYSGGHLGPQIKKAGYDAIVIKNASPSPIYISVIDDDVQFHDATALWGKTTMETEDAVKKDIGESKAKVMTIGPAGENLVKFACICNDYYRQLGRAGAGAVMGSKKIKAIAFMGTKEVELENEEKFNAVVKEVLSRIPKDGPMTKYGTPVMVNNQNALGAFPTHYWQKGFFDSHIRINAPTMEKEILDKNKACWNCPVACGKMSSVKEGKYKGTVVEGPEYETIFAFGGLCEIADIKAIAKINEVCDNLGLDTITSGNVIGFTMRAYELGRLNSEFPVKFGDDDVVLKLLNMITKREGLGNVLAEGVKSASETLGLEDIAVHVKGLEPPGYDPRGYNGMALSYAVGVRGADHLRSTAYAYEMRGVADRFAVTGKGTFVKNLEDKLAVIDSSVLCCFVRDAYEWEDLANLYTYATGINMSATELKNAGARAVDNARRFSVREGISRKDDSLPKIFHELPFSDGSSRMHVVVKEDMERMLDEYYDARGWSRDGIPPV; translated from the coding sequence ATGAAGGGATATGCTGGTCGAATTTTAAAGATTGATGTTAGCTCAAAATCGACAAAAATAGAAAAACTTGATGAAAAGAAAGCAAAGGAATGTATTGGCGGCAAGGGCCTTGGAGCAAGAATAATTCTGGACGAGGTTCCACCGCACGTGGACCCCCTTTCGCCTAGTAATACACTTGTTTTCGCCGTAGGTCCTTTAACAGGTACGCGCGCCCCAACATCAAATCGATATGGTGCATTTTTCAAATCCCCCCTCACAGGCATCTGGGGGGAATCGTATTCGGGTGGACATCTTGGCCCTCAGATCAAGAAAGCGGGCTATGATGCGATCGTCATAAAGAATGCCTCCCCTTCTCCGATTTACATCAGTGTCATCGATGATGATGTCCAATTTCATGACGCGACTGCACTCTGGGGAAAAACGACGATGGAAACTGAGGATGCCGTGAAAAAGGACATCGGCGAGAGCAAGGCGAAAGTCATGACGATAGGGCCAGCTGGTGAAAATCTCGTTAAATTCGCATGCATCTGTAACGATTATTACAGACAACTCGGAAGAGCCGGAGCAGGCGCGGTCATGGGATCAAAGAAGATCAAAGCCATTGCGTTTATGGGAACGAAAGAAGTCGAACTTGAGAATGAGGAAAAATTCAATGCCGTCGTCAAGGAAGTTCTGAGCCGCATTCCGAAAGACGGGCCAATGACGAAATACGGGACGCCTGTGATGGTCAATAATCAGAATGCACTAGGTGCTTTTCCAACGCATTACTGGCAAAAGGGATTCTTTGACTCCCATATCAGGATTAACGCGCCGACAATGGAGAAGGAGATTCTCGACAAGAACAAGGCATGCTGGAACTGTCCAGTCGCGTGCGGAAAGATGTCCTCCGTCAAGGAAGGAAAGTACAAGGGAACTGTGGTGGAGGGGCCTGAATACGAAACAATTTTCGCATTTGGGGGACTGTGCGAAATCGCCGATATCAAGGCGATTGCAAAGATCAACGAGGTCTGCGATAACCTCGGCCTAGACACAATCACATCGGGCAATGTCATTGGATTCACAATGCGCGCCTATGAACTCGGTCGCCTTAATTCAGAGTTCCCTGTAAAATTCGGAGACGATGACGTTGTGCTTAAATTACTCAATATGATTACGAAGAGGGAAGGATTGGGCAATGTATTAGCAGAGGGGGTCAAGAGTGCTTCTGAAACCCTTGGACTCGAGGATATCGCTGTGCATGTCAAGGGACTTGAACCTCCTGGCTATGATCCGCGAGGATATAATGGGATGGCGCTATCCTATGCCGTTGGTGTCAGAGGGGCTGACCACCTGAGATCGACTGCATACGCATATGAGATGAGGGGCGTGGCAGACAGATTCGCTGTCACTGGTAAGGGAACATTCGTCAAGAATCTAGAGGACAAACTCGCTGTCATTGATTCATCGGTTCTCTGCTGCTTCGTGAGGGATGCCTACGAATGGGAGGATCTTGCGAACTTATACACATATGCGACTGGGATCAACATGTCTGCGACAGAACTCAAGAATGCTGGTGCGAGAGCTGTTGATAATGCGCGACGCTTCAGCGTAAGGGAAGGTATCAGCAGAAAGGACGATTCGCTGCCGAAAATCTTTCACGAGTTGCCGTTTTCCGACGGATCATCGAGAATGCATGTCGTCGTCAAGGAAGATATGGAAAGAATGCTCGATGAATACTACGACGCACGGGGATGGAGCAGAGACGGAATTCCGCCAGTCTAG